The Salvia miltiorrhiza cultivar Shanhuang (shh) chromosome 2, IMPLAD_Smil_shh, whole genome shotgun sequence DNA window TAGGAagattatttgttttttattattttgtacaTTTATTGGACATACAGCACATGATTATTCAATTTCCTcaaatgtatttttattgttatcTCCATATTACCTTAATACATAACGTATAAATAGTATACTAACATCTCCTAGCGGCTTTCAAACTTTAAACGTCGTGATTATAGGGCTTTATGTTTTGTGCTGAATATATTGAATGGCATTAAGGTTGTACGACGAAAATGGTTGGcaaatttcttcttttttcttttattgagGTGTTTGCTGTATGATGTTACTTTATGAGATTCTCCGTTTTTTCTGTTTCCGAATTTGGTGTAGTAGCTACTTATTTTAGTCATTATGCACGAAAACGTTAGGAAATTCTCAAAAAAAGAATTTTGCAATGCTGGATTCCGATGATCTAGCTAGCTTGAGCTTGTCATCACCTATTAAGCGCTTCAACAATGTCGAGTTCTCTGGTGTGGAAGAAGTGTTGGTTGATAGAGCGCTTGATCAATACTTGGATGCTTTGTACGAGAAGAGGTAACTTACCTATTGTATAATGTGATATACAATTGGTTTTCTTGATATGCATAATAATTAAGATCAGTTGCGTATACAATTTCGGAGGTTTTTTTATGCAAACACGAAGATAATGCTAATGCAGTTgcttttttcttgttctttttccCGCAGGGGTTCTACTAGAGAAAATGCTTTGGCATCAACTATTGAAGCCTTCAACAATAGCATACAGCATGAGTTCACCGAAGAGAAGTACGCATTGTCTCTATTTATCGATTTTATTCTGAACACGACTGCTTCGTTATAGGACAATATGAGCAAGTTAGGATGTGAAGTAATCAGTTATGGATCCATTTATATGGAAATTAATGCTTCCTTTTGGCATGGCATATCTACTACTTTCTTGTCTTACATAACATGTTCATTACTTTTAATTGTGTGTCTGTGTGTTATTGGGAGAAAAGAGGAAAGATGGTTCTTATTGGACCGTAACCATGTTCATTATCTACTAGGTTTGCTACATTGTTGCATCAGTGCTTGAATTCAATCAAAAGGGGATCTTCGAAGGAGGTTACCTTGGCATCTCACGTGATAGGTTTTGCTCAGGCCTTCACATGATTAGCCTTTATTCAACGTTTAGTATATCCTTATGGTCATTTGTTCTTTATAGGGCTTCTAGCAGTGACTGTTGGTTCCGGGGAGAAAGCACGAGAGATCTTGGAAGAATCGGTCTCTCCAATATCAGAATCTCTTAAATCAACACTTGAAACATCTAAAATATTATCAGTACGTGAAATAATGTTGGTTGCACTCCTGGCGTCCTTTGTTTgcattcattttattttcttattttccttttctttttttttcttctggaaATATAGTTGCTTGCATGTTTGGCTGTTATCACTTTTGTTGGTGGAGAAGAAGCTGAGGACACAGAGAAATCAATGCAAATAATGTGGCAAGTAGCTCACCCAAAATTGGGTTCCAACGTATGCGTTTCTCGCTTGGATCATTATAGTTTACTATATTCTATATTTGTGTAATTACACAACATGTTTATGTACAACACAATGGTGTTTTATAGAGGTTGGTTATTAAGttcgttttattttttaaagtaaaTTCCTATACATATCTCTTTGCATTATAGGTCTCTGCTGCTAAACCTCCAGCAGCAGTGATAAGTATGGTGATTACTGTGTGGTCATTTCTTCTTACCACAATAGATGGAAGGGCTCTCAACCCGAGAAGCTGGCAGAAGTTAGTATTTATTAACTGTaatttatttctcatttttatctTTGTGGTAGATATTATTACTACTTGTTCTTTGTGAAGAGTGCTGATTTTTTCTGGAAATATCGTAGTTCAATGTCCTTTCTTTCGACTCTACTGGACAAGGACGACAGGGCAGTTCGCATTGCTGTTGGTCAAGCACTTGCTTTAATCTTCGAGATAGGGAGCCTACAAAAGTTCTGTGGGGAGTCGAAAGTCTCTGGTCATACTTGTATTGAAGGGAATGATTCTCGGAAAACAATGTACATAAATGGATTAAAGACTAAAGTCATTAACCAAATGCGAGACCTCTCTGTTGAGGCAGGTGGTAGGGGTTCCGTCAAGAAAGATCTGATTAACCAGAGGAACACATTTCGTGATATTGTGGATTTTCTCGAGGTATGTTAACGTCGTTAACTAATGTTctacttatttattatttttttttgctgaAATGCCGAAATTCATTGATTTGGAATATCAGAATGGTCACACCCCAGAAACCTCGACAAAGATTGGCCGAGAGTTATTACTTACAAGTTCATGGTCTCAAATGATACAGGtctatttgtattttttttccttacATTTTTTACTTGTAAAACTTATCTTACGTTTCTGATATCTGATATCTTCAAGTTCTTCAATAGTTGAACTTCCTCAAGCATTTTCTAGCTGGTGGATTCGTGAAGCACATGCACGTAAGTTTTCCAACTTCTAACGAGTGGTTTCCATGTTGTACTTCTTTATGTTAACAACCGCCATCGTTTCCATTTTGACAGGAGAATCCATTTCTTCATGATGTATTTGATTTCACTCCGGAGATAAAGCTTGCTCACCACATGTCTGCAGTTGAAAAGGTGTGTAGGTCATAGCATTctgatatatatatgtgtgcttCTTAATTTATCAATAGTCTTTCGATGCTAACCACACATATCTTCAGCTTTTAATCTCAAGTCCAAGGCCTACTGTATATTTGAGTTGCATTTAT harbors:
- the LOC131010688 gene encoding uncharacterized protein LOC131010688 isoform X3; translated protein: MEILLFYFTKEESIIHIADSPSPIGNSQKKNFAMLDSDDLASLSLSSPIKRFNNVEFSGVEEVLVDRALDQYLDALYEKRGSTRENALASTIEAFNNSIQHEFTEEKFATLLHQCLNSIKRGSSKEVTLASHVIGLLAVTVGSGEKAREILEESVSPISESLKSTLETSKILSLLACLAVITFVGGEEAEDTEKSMQIMWQVAHPKLGSNVSAAKPPAAVISMVITVWSFLLTTIDGRALNPRSWQNSMSFLSTLLDKDDRAVRIAVGQALALIFEIGSLQKFCGESKVSGHTCIEGNDSRKTMYINGLKTKVINQMRDLSVEAGGRGSVKKDLINQRNTFRDIVDFLENGHTPETSTKIGRELLLTSSWSQMIQFFNS
- the LOC131010688 gene encoding uncharacterized protein LOC131010688 isoform X1, with product MEILLFYFTKEESIIHIADSPSPIGNSQKKNFAMLDSDDLASLSLSSPIKRFNNVEFSGVEEVLVDRALDQYLDALYEKRGSTRENALASTIEAFNNSIQHEFTEEKFATLLHQCLNSIKRGSSKEVTLASHVIGLLAVTVGSGEKAREILEESVSPISESLKSTLETSKILSLLACLAVITFVGGEEAEDTEKSMQIMWQVAHPKLGSNVSAAKPPAAVISMVITVWSFLLTTIDGRALNPRSWQNSMSFLSTLLDKDDRAVRIAVGQALALIFEIGSLQKFCGESKVSGHTCIEGNDSRKTMYINGLKTKVINQMRDLSVEAGGRGSVKKDLINQRNTFRDIVDFLENGHTPETSTKIGRELLLTSSWSQMIQLNFLKHFLAGGFVKHMHENPFLHDVFDFTPEIKLAHHMSAVEKRMYRSPNSALNKARTQFLNKQRVISKDKHSGYYAVGLVDA
- the LOC131010688 gene encoding uncharacterized protein LOC131010688 isoform X2 translates to MGRRNSQKKNFAMLDSDDLASLSLSSPIKRFNNVEFSGVEEVLVDRALDQYLDALYEKRGSTRENALASTIEAFNNSIQHEFTEEKFATLLHQCLNSIKRGSSKEVTLASHVIGLLAVTVGSGEKAREILEESVSPISESLKSTLETSKILSLLACLAVITFVGGEEAEDTEKSMQIMWQVAHPKLGSNVSAAKPPAAVISMVITVWSFLLTTIDGRALNPRSWQNSMSFLSTLLDKDDRAVRIAVGQALALIFEIGSLQKFCGESKVSGHTCIEGNDSRKTMYINGLKTKVINQMRDLSVEAGGRGSVKKDLINQRNTFRDIVDFLENGHTPETSTKIGRELLLTSSWSQMIQLNFLKHFLAGGFVKHMHENPFLHDVFDFTPEIKLAHHMSAVEKRMYRSPNSALNKARTQFLNKQRVISKDKHSGYYAVGLVDA